A region of the Dreissena polymorpha isolate Duluth1 chromosome 6, UMN_Dpol_1.0, whole genome shotgun sequence genome:
aagagatcaatagcagcgtgctataccctgctcctttttacatgacttgatggtatttagtccctaattatacatggctaagggaaaattaatgtgcagatttgacaaataagtcttaactgggatccaataggcagactttcatattacttgtatttaatttaaatcatgatctgaattgctctttggcaaatctttgttggtcacagtattcaactgaattttgttcactttgtagtgattatattttctatatttaacagacaacatctttcttcaaaagttgaacatgattgcttggttaatttagaaacaagatcaatgcatcataacataaaatgaaaaaaatgtgtaatagtaaaaatggcagcaaaaagcactagattatctgccttaaatctgagacgatatgttgatgtattggaatttctcataaataatgtgctccatagttgtataattgtatagtcgcatgcatgagtggtgtcaatgtcacaataccaattaaagcctataatttactaaaacaatttgaagtttgatgtgagttttttttcaagatctgttatatataattatatatacatgtattatatatatattgttgaaaagttaacatgcaataagtttactgtaattaagtgacaaatagttttactgatttggttggatgcatatatgcagatatatcatggtttgtgcagaggacagtagcaaaaacaagagctgtctccgtaggatgacatacgcccccgataaacgctttaatagaagtaatgagcatttttcaaaacctaaaagccgaccctaagttcaaggtcaaaggggtaaaaatttgtgtgtgtatgggaaggccttgtccatatacacatgcataccaaatatgaatgttacatctgaagcgacatagaagttatgagcattttttcgaaacctaaatgcaaagtgtgacggatagacagacggacagtgtgatcactatatgccctcctttggggcataaaaatgtgtttcacattgttttggtaaattagtaatgtagttaaaagaacagaatcatcaatgatAAAGtaattgattataaagtgttgctggcatatttgatgcattcatctagctatgagaaggtccctgttttatccccactggcaccgagtgagggttctcaaaatctttaaacaatatgaataactacatatagggtcgagagccttgttgatatgggggctaaacacctgaaatcaaagcgacccaggttaaaggccgaggccaaattaataaaccagaggccgcatgagcctgctatactgtgaacaagtattgtttcttctcagaaaactggcttaagtgtcttactaagctttagactctgagtttcagtgcaatcaatctaaaataaattggtcaaattaaataataatttgtaaaaaataaacattctgcacaaattcaattatttactttacctgtgtgcatgaatcatttcagtcttgatggttagtgaactatgtcaaaagcaccatatctatgaaacacttgttttttgaatagtgcaatgttccacagaaatgttgattattctacacgatgatgaattattagatatatttctaaattccatttccaccaacaattcggttattccactaccagttcacatgcttcatacacagttgaaaataacactatttcactcaacaaccgtgacacatgtactcaatttttcaacttttcgcaattaaaattgtcttctactgttattgttgttgttgtacttttgaaagtagttcgaaagatggcgaccattaacccagagattgatttatgaaataaatcgtctgctgatccagagtggttaAATTAATTGTATCGAGCTTATTGTGATGTGTAGAGCTCCTAAATATCGGTGTTAGCTCCCAATGTGTGTTGACATTGACAATTTCAAGGCGGTACCAAcagatttattaattgttttgacGTATACTGTTTTCCGGTTTTcgttatttaattaaacaaatatttccgTTAACAGCTGAGGGCTAAGTGTGGGGTTTTGAGATCAAACAAACCGGTTTAAACCTCACTGTTTTGGCATGGACCGTTCCATTGCGCTGCCTACAGTGTGTCTCTTTTCAAGTTAATTTGTTTTGTGTCTCAGTGTTTGGCAATAGGTTCCATGCCATAAAGGGCCGCTTTGTATAATAAGGCTACCCTTCTGCTGATTCAGCTGACGTTTGACTTAATGTGTATTGATATACAAAGATTTGAACTACCATGTTTTGTTTTCCATCCCttacttcatttattttaaacCAAACTAATTTTAGAAACGTTTGTATCGAATGATAATCATTGTGACAAAACACATGATTTGCAAAATCAAATGCACGGAGCGATTTATTGTATTCATTCCGATGTTTCCACATATGCATGGCAAACatacaatccgaaatacgttttgaattcgttcgatgctttgttttttaagataattgaCAGTTTATTAAACCACCACGTCTGATTGGCTGTCCATTAAAACCATAGTCTAGTCTAAATATGTGTATTTCGTCACAGTAATTACGTCACACGAgaaacgtcataaattgcgtaataaaTTGAATGGAAAATAAAGAACGGAACGCTGGTTCTGTAACAAATTCTAGTTAAGGATCATCTAGGATATAATATCAACGCTTACGCAAGGTAAAGCTTGACCGGACGCCTATAATCATCCCGAGCCGCATCATGACCAGTGACCTTCGCGCTGTTTTGACTGCAGCGGGTCGATTATAGACGCCCGGTCTAGATGTGCCGTGTTTTTTGTAGAcataaattatgaaaacaatatattgGCTTGTTTATTGGCATTTTGTTAATTGACGTCACAGGATGAGTTATTTGAGACGCAAAGTTGCAGTTTTAGTAATTAGTGTGCAGAAATTTGACTGTTTAACAATGCTTTCTCAGTGCACTCCAATCACCGTTTTATGTAAATCGCCGCTAAATCTGGAATGAAGTTCACTCTTATCAGCTTAATGTATGTCTTAAAAGTGTGGTATGTGGTGTTTCAGAACCCGGAATATAATAACGTCGTTTGTATTTCTGTGTGAAAAGTTGATCAATCAAAGGTAGCTCATTCAATTCACAAGAATTGTAGTCGAGTCTATTCTGGCCTACACCATTGTATGTAACATAACTGCTAGGCTAACCACGAATGACTTAAATATGAATATCGCCTTTAAACGGTGTGACACTTTTGTCCACGCAGTGAACTAGATAGCTACTAGATAGCTTTAAGCTACTGAACGTCTGCCACATTAATGAATGTTCAAGTCACCGAACAACTGGTTATTTGTTGGTCACAGCATCGGTCAAAGCATTTTAATTGCGATATTAATTATTCCCTAACTGCCTGAAAACAGGGTTGGGAGGCGAATTTAGACAAATCAGACAAGATGATTgaaagttttgtttacatttaaaaccaATATAGAAACAATTTGACAAGATGATTAAAAGTTCTGTTTACTATCTAAAACCAGATGTGCACAACTCACGTTGAAGCAAAATGTGACTAGTAGGTATATAAGCTCGACGTTTTTCCTACACTGGGCGCATTCTTTCGAGGAAACTGCCAGTTATTCCCAATTGCGTCAAGGAAGTGCAGTGAAAACTTGGATTATACTGTTTTGCTTTTAGTTACACGTTTTGCTTCGTTCTTTTATATTCATTGAATATATTAAACTAGAATTGTGAAAATAACGGATATATATAGAAGAACAtatcttacaaaatatatcaaaCTAGAATTGTGACTGTTACGATAATTGATATATATAGGAGAACATAGCCTCAATCTAAGAAACTGGAATTATGACTGTTATGAATTGAAAACACTATACGatcaattaaacatttatttctgatATTTTAAAAGGAAAGACTTCTTTAATTTGTTTATCCCGTTTCAAGAGATTTGAAGAGCCCAAGTACTCAGAGACATTAAGTCATAGGATTACAACGGACATTTTATTTTCCGCTTCATTTAAATTTGCTGCAACCACTTGCTTTTGATGAAGACAGGCAAACATTCGCTTTCGATATCAATTATTTATGACGTTTTCACAACACTCACtattctattatatttattactgaTTCGCCAAAACTAATTGCATTGAGTTATTTTAAGGCGATTTTTAACCTTCTTTTACACATTTTATCTATACAAGGAGTGCGTTTGTTAGCGTCCTCGCACATGAGGGCTATTTAGTATTAGTTATTTCTATACCACTTTCGTCTCTAAAAGGAAAGACTACTTGATGGTTGATTAAATTAAAGTAACAAAACAACGTGTAGAGATAAACTGTAAAGGGACTGTATATAAACTAACCAGGGATTAATACTATGCGTGAATGCTTTGTAAGTCGGTtattatggaagggaatatcaGCCAGTACTTGAATtctgtcaaatgacattcttaagtgaatacagaacatgcatgctatcaaatgacattcttaatttaatacagaacatgcatgctgttaaatggcattcttaatttaatacagaacatgcatgctgtcaaatgacattcttaatttaatacagaacatgcatgctgttaaatggcattcttaatttaatacagaatatgcatgctgttaaatggcattcttaatttaatacagaacatgcatgctgtcaaatgacattcttaatTTATTAcagaacatgcatgctgttaaatggcattcttaatttaatacagaatatgcatgctgttaaatgccattcttaatttaatacagAATATGCATGCTGTTAAATGCCATTCTTAAGTGaatacagaacatgcatgctgtcaaatgacattcttaatttaatacagAACTTGCATGCTGTTAAAtgtcattcttaatttaatacaaaacatgcatgctgttaaatggCATTCTTAATTTAACAcagaacatgcatgctgttaaatggcattcttaatttaatacagaacatgcatgctgttgaatggcattcttaatttaatacagaacatgcatgctgTCAAATggcattcttaatttaatacagaacatgcatgctgttaaatggcattcttaattttaatacagaacatgcatgctgTCAAATggcattcttaatttaatacagaacatgcatgctgttaaatgtcattcttaatttaatacaaaacatgcatgctgttaaatggcattcttaatttaatacagaacatgcatactgttaaatggcattcttaatttaatacagaacatgcatgctgttgaatggcattcttaatttaatacagaacatgcatgctgttaaatggcattcttaatttaatacagaacatgcatgctgtcaaatgacattcttaatttaatatagaacatgcatgctgttaaatggcattcttaatttaatacagaacatgcatgctgtcaaatgacattcttaatttaatacagaacatgcatgctgttaaatggcattcttaagtgaatacagaacatgcatgctgttaaatgcCATTCTTAAGTGaatacagaacatgcatgctgttaaatggcattcttaattttaatacagaacatgcatgctgTCAAATggcattcttaatttaatacagAATATGCATGCTGTTAAATGGCTTCTTAAtttaatacagaacatgcatgctgttaaatgccattcttaatttaatacagaacatgcatgctgtcaaatgacattcttaattaaatacagaacatgcatgctgttaCATGGCATTCTTAAGTGaatacagaacatgcatgctgTCAAATgccattcttaatttaataaagaacatgcatgctgtcaaatgacattcttaatttaatacagAATATGCATGCTGTTAAATGCCATTCTTAAATGaatacagaacatgcatgctgttaaatgcCATTCTTAAGTGaatacagaacatgcatgctgTCAAATggcattcttaatttaatacagaacatgcatgctgttaaatggcattcttaatttaatacagaacatgcatgctgtcaaatgacattcttaatttaatacagaacatgcatgctgttaaatgacattcttattttgaCTAATGGCATATGTTTCTGGTAAATGGCAGTTGAattttgcctagttacatttTATGTGCAAACATTTCATCTTCTTTGCCCCATATTGATTAGTATATAATCGCTTCATAATTTATATATCTTTATTTCGTGTGTATTATGTacaactgcagttaaactttCGGAATTCGTATTACAGCTAtttctaacggcgttctttgttttattgtgtgcGTTTGGCTGTTTTGCTAATGAATTTAACGAGCTTATAATATCTGTGTGGATCTATagtacttcttaagtcgattgctattgCGTGGTTATGGACAGAGGTTCTCAACTAAtaatttttgtatataattgatGATTTTGTGTCGTTAGGTGTACTAAATTGAcagtatagacaatcccagaatcgattttatgggcgccgccatattggctattacgtaacaCAACGAtagaaaacggtactgaagaatttgacagataacaGCTGAGTTCTACAGTGCTTAAAAAGAAATGTCAAATATGGACGATTCCAGACACATAAGTAAGCTATTTTTAAACTATTTTCAAACGATAATTTAGTAGAATATTGTTTACGAATTCAACTGTAATGCTAAATGGAACAGTTCGTTAGAAATGCACTGTACGAACATGTTAAAACGGATGTTTACATGATACATCGAAAAAAGATGGATTCCAATTTTTGTGTTCGATAATTTATGGAAACGTTTTATTAAGTTTGGTTCAGGTTTTACCGCCTTtagaaaaaaattatcatttaatttgtATTGATCATAGGGATGTACATACTCATCAATTGCATTATTTAATTACTTGCCACTCAGAACAACGTTTTTCTTACATGGTTTGTTCATTACGCATAATCAAttgaaataattgtttacttgctgtgtttgaataaaaataaaaacttagtAAAAGTATCTACCGGgtagttataaataataaatttatgaaAATGTTTGACCCTGTTGATTGTTTTTACAGAAATACCACCAGATGATGCAGCGTGGTCCAACAACAATCCACAAGGTTGGCCCAGGCTTCTGTATGAAGACCTGGTGGACTACATGATCCTGAAGAAGGCATATGATGGAAAAGAAATGAGAGCCTTCCGTGCCCTGTATGGCAAGAACTATGTGGAAAGTGGATGGTTAGAGGATGTACGGCACTGTAAGGAAGGCGATATACACTTTCTGAAGGCAACTGTTTCCCCTAGTCAACCCGGTGTCGGAAGATCAGAATATCAATCCTGGGCCGCTTTGTCGGATGACGGAATTGTGACTGGACAATGTACATGCCCAGCAGGTGCCGGGCGTTCTTACAGCCATATTGCTTCTGTGCTGTATGCAGTTATTATGGCATGGGAATATGGAGTCGCTGGAGAGGGATGTACCGACAGAAGGCAGGTGTGGGGTAGAGGTGCCTCGAAGATTCTTTCAGCCGGTGAGGATTTTCAGCAAATAGTGAATGATGATCATATCACTAAAAAAAAGATCAAATCCGATTCTATTCCAAATCGGCCTCAGTTTATAGACCACAGCGATCTAGTTGACTTTGCGGCCAAGTGCAGTGTCAGTGCTTTATGGCAGTGTGAAACATCAATGCTTAAGAAGGTCCTTACTGCACCAGAGATGAAACAAACTGTTAGACACCCGCTTCAACACAGCTGCCATGACCTGTCAGACACTACAAAACCATGTATACCCACATGCACCCCATGTACAATCTTTATGCAAAAATATGTACTTTTGAACAAAGAACAGGTGAAACTGTTGGAAGAACAGACTAAAGAACAGAACTCCACACTGTGGCTGGACAGTCGTAGAGTGCGTTTAACCGCAAGCAGTATAAACAGTATACCCAAGACCGCCCGTGGTAATCCGGAGAAGTTTGTGACCGGGCACATTCACAATCGCTTTAAGGGATCAGCAGCTACACGGCATGGAACAAAAAGTGAGCCAATCGCAAGAAGATGGTTTGAGACCACTCAAGGACTAACAGTCAGGAAGTCGGGTTTAGTTGTAAGTTCGGACGAACTATATTTAGCAGCAAGCCTTGATGGATTAATAAATGACTGCAcaattcttgaaataaaatgcCCCACCAAGCCAGTCCAGGACCTAATTAAGTCTGAAAAATATGATGTCCGCCTCGATGCCTCTGGAAAAGCGTACCTCAGCCCTACTGGAAAGAACGGCTATTATACTCAAGTACAGACGACCATGTACTGCACTAAAACTACGATGTGCAAATTTCTAGTTTGGACAGAAAGTGATCAGATCATTGTTGATGTACCATACGACAAAAAATTCATGGACAGTTTATTACCACGTGTTAGagctttttattttaaacacttgCTTGTACGCATAGTTGATGAGCACCATTTCCAGCGATTGGAATTCTCACCCGCCTTCAAGAATCTGTGTACATAAATGTAATTATAGCAATGCTGGATTGGGACAAAATAACTTGTGTGAATCATTTAAATGTAATGAATTAACATTTTACATGTCATTAGCTGTAACAGGGTGATCTTCATGAAACACCTCAAGATAAATATAATCCTTACTgtcattttaattttatcaacaaTTTTAAAATCATGCTGTAGCAGAAAACAAATTTGGGGATTTTGCAAACAAATCATTTATCAATTGCCATTGAATGGATATCAAACAGCCTTTAATGCTTCATGATAAACAACCATGCTTGTGGTAggatgttaaccctttgcatgctgggaaatgtgtcgtctgctaaaatgtcgtctgctgaatttctaaaaaaaaagcattttcttcatttttttttcaaagaatactatcagaatagcaaacggtttggatccagatgagacgccacgctttgtggcgtctcatctggatccaaactgtttgcaaaggccttcaaaagtCAGTTCCTGCACAGAAAGAGTTAACTTCCGCCAAAGCCTGTATGTTTTATAATGGATTGCCAGACTTATTGGACCAAAATGTTATACAATTATGTATAtatcatgtaaatattatatgaTTTTCTTGTGCTTAACCATCAGAAGAAGTTGCTTATAGGacattataaaattgttaaataataaactatgtgtaattaaacaataaaagcaTGTGATCAAGCATTTCTTAGTTTTATAATGGTAAGTGgcttatattaaatgcatatacaGTGAGTAGTATAATACCTTTTGGTTAAATGTTTTTAGTgcttaataaaataatgaaattctgaATTGTTCTATTTATGTACACAAATTCAATACTTCTAAACCTAGATGCTCAGAATAGGACCACAGTGTGAAAGCCACTGATATCCTGATTATCATGATTAAAGAATCTTACAATGTGTAATGAGCAAaatgaatactttttaaataatataatttaatacatCCTTATTACATCTAATTGCCAGGGTATACTATTTTGAGCAACTGCAGACAggagtatttatttatttgagagTGCATATACCAATAAGAATAATGGATATTATATTGCcatatttcttttaatggcaATTGTTCACATAATGGaataatcattttttaatttaacatttcgtgtttttttttaaacaaaagtcaTAGTGATATATGTCTATGATGCAACCTTTATTTAAGTGGGGGAGTATTATCTCTTATCTGGCCCTCTTATCTGACCCCATACTGGTTTTGCCATAATCAACTTGAGATAAGACACACTTCACCACCCTAATAGCCATAAAGTGCATGACAGACATGGCATATCTGTGTGGAGTTATACACAGAATTGGTGTCATTTTGAGATTTCCTTAGCTGGTTTCCATAGATATTTGTGAcagttaagaaaataagaaagcAATCCCCTTTGTGACCTTAGTAATATTGAATCCAAACATGATAACCAAGAAATGCCAAGGTGTTCATTGATCATGAATGAAATCAATACTAATAATTATGATCCATGTACAATACCGTTAgcatattatattgtattgttaataTTCCAATACAACTTCTTTATGGTGCaaacaacattaatattatttggtTTAATTTCATATCAGTATAAGTAAGTATCATGTCCATGgcagtaattaaacaataaaagcaTTCTACCAAGTGCATGTTtaggatttatttaaaatacattaatgtgtttactgttaacaattttaaaatattcaatcatgtttcatttataacaaataaagcactgcaaataaaaaataacacatgaTAATTTATATATCTATAGAtccaatacaaattaaaaaatgatttgtctgcaataaaaaaacaatgccATTTCTcaatttttgtgtttgtttagatAAAAACACCAAATTAACAGTCCACACACACAATCTATACAGTTAATGCTGGTATTATTGTTTCAAACTCCACTCCAATATTCCCCTTGATTAAAATCAGATTTCATTGTCCTCTCTGATCAGTTGGTCTCTCAGATTACAGAGGGCAGATATAACTAGGATAGTTTTATTACCCTTCTTAAATGCTTTGTTCGACATCTTGCCATTTAATATTTTGTACGACTTCAAACGCATGATTGCCCTTTCTACATGAATGCGGTTCGATGCAATTCGTCTAGTATCAACTACCTCTTCTTCTGAAAGTTGATCACGGCCTTTCATGAATGCCGGAATGTTTAGCCGTACACGCCTAAAGCAAAGTTCTTCACTAACTGTGAAACCTCTGTCAGCCATGACCTCATCACCTGGTAATAGGTAGTCCAAAAAACCACTATTCTTAGTTATGAAAACGTCACTTGCTCGGCCACCATATAGTttagaaacaaacattatgaaTCCATTCGGTGCAATTGCAACtaaaaactttgcagtgttgttgtttttgtatgtacTCCAAGTCTGAGCGCGTGGTTTCAGTTTGTACGGCCTCTGTATGAATACTTCAGTACAGTCTATTATACATGTTGTTTGGGGaaaactttctttaaaagatGATGGCATGGTCCGTTGAATAGTTTCTCGGGGAAGCCAGACAACACAGTTGGAAAGGTGTTCGGCCATAATGTCTAGCCACGAATTATATATGTCACTCACAAGTTGTGCAGACATATTAAGTCTCCTTGCAAGATCCTCGTAAGTCAATCCCAGACGCAATCTAACTAGCACGGCAAAAATCTGGTCAGCCACTTTCATCTTGTAGGGCAAGTTAGATCCGAAAGGCGCCAGTGTTGCAATCAACGTGAACAGTTGAGTCAATGCAAGCCCAGTATAAAAGCGAGAGTCAGATTCACACAATATGTTTTCAGCACTTAACTCAGCACTTGAGTGTTGTACCGCTGCATTCTTGGTTGTCTTCATCTTCATGTAATTATGATCAAGTCCCACAACATTAACAGTTTATGTGGACGTATCGACCATAACTGGACGGTTTCTGCACAGATACTGAAATTTCTGGCAACAAATGGACTCACATTCAGCAGGCAGTTCTGGCGTTACCACCTCTAACCTTGTAGCGGTCAATGTATCACATGAATCAAGAATCAAACGGCTATCTGATGATGTGTTCATCTCTTGCACACTCTCAGTATAAGGCATCTGCAATGTTTTACGCACAAGTGGTCTGCGTGCAGGTGTGGCGGGTCGAAGGTTGTAGCCCATGTTCACAACTGGGACCGGATTTAGTCGGGTAGGTTTACCATCTACGAAGTGCACTGAGCaaacctataaaatacaaaaatgaatcactgattatactcctttaatatAACGCTTCGGCATTATGCCTTAAAATTATGTAaactacattaaaaaaaaatgaaaatttatagGTTACTGTGCGTgtttcgtgttgttttttttataacactATAAGTAGCAAAAATATTAAAAGCTAATACAAGAAAAACAGCAGTGTTTTTATATACAACTAAAGCTTGTTTTTAATTGACAGTCAGCATGTCTTCATGTAATTGTTGGTTGCCTCTTAGTCTTAAATATGGGAATAACTGTGTCTTATTGCTCTTATTTATATGATTGGATATCTACTAAGAAAATATATACCCGTAAGTTTTTAATCTTCAAAATTTAATGACCTTGGTACATGTTCATAAAGATATTAAAGTATTGCAGACAAGAAATAAGTAACACTTTTGagcaaataattgtaaaaaaaataccagTGCTTTTGATGCTGGATTGAAGTCTTTTCTCTTGATAGAATTTAGCCACAATTGACGTTTATGCTCTTTGATTGGGATGCAGAACAACTTGAATGGTGCCCCACAGGCGCAGTTTTGATTCTCAGCACCATGTTCAACACATTTAGATCTAGTTAATTTCCAATCGTGTAACTTCTTTTGACTGTTTGTACAGCCGATGACAACACACTGCTTCCCTCCACTTTTGTTATAAGGCATCGTAGCGATGTTTATCAGATCGCTATCAGAAACTATTTAATTAATTCTTCGATTATATTCGGTAAGATCGTTTCACTTCCTTGTTTTTGTTTCTTCAGTACTtttttggaggcgcgcgagagtattcaggggcgggtaattcGGGAGgtaatcgatttctgggattgtctatacggTAGTTAAATTATACTTAGTAAATACTTAATGTATGTTATGGTGACCCAATAATGTCATGAAACGAATTCAGCATTAAACATATGGACTTTATTTCATTTTACTCAAGACATCGAAGAAGAAGCGATATGCAGCGCGCGTGTGACACATtctaaggtacaaatcatcactTTTAATTTGTATAAGTCTGCTCAGTATACCAGTAAAACACAAACTTATATGTAACATACGTTGTGatataaaaatgtgtgatatatttATAGTcgaatgtgtgtgtatgtgtgtgcgtgcgtgcgtgcgtacgtgcC
Encoded here:
- the LOC127835044 gene encoding uncharacterized protein LOC127835044, which gives rise to MILKKAYDGKEMRAFRALYGKNYVESGWLEDVRHCKEGDIHFLKATVSPSQPGVGRSEYQSWAALSDDGIVTGQCTCPAGAGRSYSHIASVLYAVIMAWEYGVAGEGCTDRRQVWGRGASKILSAGEDFQQIVNDDHITKKKIKSDSIPNRPQFIDHSDLVDFAAKCSVSALWQCETSMLKKVLTAPEMKQTVRHPLQHSCHDLSDTTKPCIPTCTPCTIFMQKYVLLNKEQVKLLEEQTKEQNSTLWLDSRRVRLTASSINSIPKTARGNPEKFVTGHIHNRFKGSAATRHGTKSEPIARRWFETTQGLTVRKSGLVVSSDELYLAASLDGLINDCTILEIKCPTKPVQDLIKSEKYDVRLDASGKAYLSPTGKNGYYTQVQTTMYCTKTTMCKFLVWTESDQIIVDVPYDKKFMDSLLPRVRAFYFKHLLVRIVDEHHFQRLEFSPAFKNLCT
- the LOC127836282 gene encoding uncharacterized protein LOC127836282 isoform X1, which codes for MKMKTTKNAAVQHSSAELSAENILCESDSRFYTGLALTQLFTLIATLAPFGSNLPYKMKVADQIFAVLVRLRLGLTYEDLARRLNMSAQLVSDIYNSWLDIMAEHLSNCVVWLPRETIQRTMPSSFKESFPQTTCIIDCTEVFIQRPYKLKPRAQTWSTYKNNNTAKFLVAIAPNGFIMFVSKLYGGRASDVFITKNSGFLDYLLPGDEVMADRGFTVSEELCFRRVRLNIPAFMKGRDQLSEEEVVDTRRIASNRIHVERAIMRLKSYKILNGKMSNKAFKKGNKTILVISALCNLRDQLIREDNEI
- the LOC127836282 gene encoding uncharacterized protein LOC127836282 isoform X2, with amino-acid sequence MPYNKSGGKQCVVIGCTNSQKKLHDWKLTRSKCVEHGAENQNCACGAPFKLFCIPIKEHKRQLWLNSIKRKDFNPASKALVCSVHFVDGKPTRLNPVPVVNMGYNLRPATPARRPLVRKTLQMPYTESVQEMNTSSDSRLILDSCDTLTATRLEVVTPELPAECESICCQKFQYLCRNRPVMVDTST